Proteins encoded in a region of the Bacillus sp. T3 genome:
- a CDS encoding LemA family protein, with translation MKKGLVAIGVVVAAFVIVGVMLMNSYNNFVSLEENVDQSYAQIENQLQRRLDLIPNLVNTVKGYASHEKEVIAAISDARARLAGAKSPADEATANAELSGALSRLLVVVENYPELKADQQFTQLMDELAGTENRISVARKDYNAEVAIYNKTVKSFPGVVVAGMTGFDEKEYFKADPKAEEAPEVDFEGNE, from the coding sequence TTGAAAAAAGGTTTAGTAGCGATTGGAGTTGTGGTTGCAGCCTTCGTTATAGTTGGTGTGATGTTAATGAATAGCTATAACAATTTCGTCAGCTTAGAGGAAAATGTTGACCAGTCCTATGCACAAATTGAGAATCAACTGCAAAGAAGACTTGATTTAATCCCAAATCTGGTCAATACGGTAAAAGGCTATGCCTCCCATGAAAAAGAAGTAATTGCTGCGATTTCAGATGCGCGTGCCCGACTTGCTGGAGCAAAATCACCAGCGGATGAAGCAACAGCGAATGCGGAACTATCCGGTGCATTAAGTCGTTTGCTTGTTGTGGTTGAAAACTATCCTGAACTAAAAGCGGATCAGCAGTTTACGCAATTAATGGATGAATTAGCGGGAACGGAAAATCGAATTTCCGTCGCCCGTAAGGATTATAATGCTGAGGTAGCGATTTATAATAAAACAGTGAAAAGTTTTCCTGGGGTAGTGGTTGCTGGTATGACTGGTTTTGATGAGAAGGAGTATTTTAAGGCGGACCCGAAGGCTGAAGAAGCACCTGAGGTAGATTTCGAGGGCAATGAATAA
- a CDS encoding alanine--glyoxylate aminotransferase family protein has translation MTEKELLLIPGPTPVVDSIYDALSQETLGHTDPRFAAIYKQAIQKTKDMLKTDGEVFVIAGSGTIAMEMAIVNTFAPSEKLLVISHGYFGDRFLKLGEAFGIKVDVLQSQWGKQVSPAIIEEMLATEKYKAVTITHADTSTGVAANLDELVPLIKKYGALVILDGVCATAAMEEDMSKTYGSDGAKIDIVLTGSQKAIGVPPGLAIVAFNKTALAAREQLEHVQAYYCDIKNWIPIMNDPQKYFATPPVNLIYAYNEGMRLVLEEGLANRYLRHKAFGTAVREALILYGMQPLAEEEVAAATLSCILYPEGIDDAAFRTALAKKGVVVAGALAHLAGKAFRIGHMGNTTEAMLEKAIELIGGTLNELGFSVEPTKAVERFRELAFVRGA, from the coding sequence ATGACTGAAAAAGAACTGTTGCTAATACCGGGTCCAACTCCTGTCGTTGATTCCATTTACGATGCACTTTCTCAAGAAACACTTGGACATACTGACCCTAGATTTGCAGCCATTTATAAACAAGCCATTCAAAAAACAAAAGACATGTTAAAAACAGATGGAGAAGTCTTTGTCATTGCGGGATCCGGCACGATCGCCATGGAAATGGCCATCGTAAACACGTTTGCTCCTTCCGAAAAGCTGTTAGTTATTAGTCATGGCTATTTTGGTGATCGCTTCTTAAAATTGGGCGAAGCTTTTGGAATTAAAGTGGACGTTTTACAGTCACAATGGGGCAAACAAGTCTCACCTGCGATCATTGAAGAAATGCTCGCAACCGAAAAATATAAGGCGGTTACAATCACCCATGCCGATACCTCAACTGGAGTCGCAGCCAACTTGGATGAACTTGTCCCACTCATTAAAAAGTATGGGGCACTTGTCATTCTCGATGGTGTTTGCGCAACGGCGGCAATGGAAGAAGACATGAGCAAAACATATGGTTCCGATGGGGCAAAAATCGATATCGTTTTGACCGGTTCACAAAAGGCGATTGGCGTACCACCAGGTTTGGCGATTGTAGCCTTTAATAAGACAGCATTAGCAGCACGAGAACAACTGGAGCATGTCCAAGCATACTATTGCGATATCAAAAATTGGATTCCAATTATGAATGATCCTCAAAAGTATTTTGCTACACCTCCAGTCAATCTCATATATGCCTATAACGAAGGAATGAGATTAGTGCTTGAGGAAGGTTTAGCTAATCGATATTTGCGTCACAAAGCATTTGGTACTGCCGTTCGCGAGGCACTTATCTTATATGGAATGCAGCCTTTAGCGGAAGAAGAAGTTGCTGCCGCAACACTTAGCTGTATTCTTTATCCAGAAGGAATCGATGACGCTGCTTTCCGTACAGCTCTTGCAAAAAAAGGCGTGGTTGTAGCAGGAGCGCTCGCCCATCTTGCCGGAAAGGCATTTCGAATTGGTCATATGGGAAACACGACAGAAGCCATGCTTGAAAAAGCAATAGAGTTAATTGGGGGAACATTAAATGAGTTAGGTTTCTCAGTTGAGCCAACAAAAGCTGTTGAACGATTTAGAGAACTGGCATTTGTTCGAGGAGCTTAG
- a CDS encoding DUF4395 domain-containing protein, producing the protein MTENIRSISRPLVKTNQWVIVLSVVLTWVSGIEGFLLIPLVAGISGLLFGFNPVMQLAKLFLRKENKAYIPEDWAQQQFNQKIAVICLGLGFVGFILGWDVIGYIFTILVGIAAFVAINGFCIGCFIHFQWKQYQYRRRAHQ; encoded by the coding sequence ATGACGGAAAATATTCGTTCGATTTCACGTCCACTTGTCAAAACAAATCAATGGGTGATTGTTCTTAGTGTTGTGCTGACATGGGTTTCTGGTATAGAGGGATTCTTATTAATCCCATTAGTCGCAGGAATATCTGGGCTATTATTTGGATTTAATCCAGTTATGCAGCTTGCAAAGCTGTTTTTGCGAAAAGAAAATAAAGCTTATATTCCTGAAGACTGGGCGCAACAGCAGTTTAATCAGAAAATCGCTGTTATCTGCCTAGGCCTTGGTTTTGTTGGATTTATACTAGGATGGGATGTTATTGGCTATATTTTTACCATTCTAGTTGGTATCGCAGCATTTGTAGCCATAAATGGATTTTGCATCGGCTGCTTTATCCATTTTCAGTGGAAGCAATATCAATACAGAAGAAGAGCACATCAATAA
- a CDS encoding NAD(P)H-hydrate dehydratase, with the protein MPKHLRLYFCHYLEEDGHFAPEGIEMIKKQIHQFDCLAIGPGMSRYPGGEQWMKDFISVLGDTPLVIDADALFMLREQLELVRNYQGDVIFTPHPGEMATLVNKTVKEVEESRLDIAQTFAKEHGVYLLLKGHRTVIASPAGDVFINPHGNDALGKGGSGDVLTGMIASFIAQGSTPIQALISASYLHARAGEEKGKLLSNYGVLPFDIIDGIGEQLSNMD; encoded by the coding sequence CTGCCCAAACACCTGAGGCTTTATTTTTGCCATTACCTGGAAGAGGACGGGCATTTTGCTCCGGAAGGTATTGAGATGATCAAGAAACAAATTCACCAGTTTGATTGTCTTGCAATTGGACCGGGAATGAGTCGCTATCCGGGTGGAGAGCAGTGGATGAAAGACTTCATCAGCGTTTTGGGAGATACCCCCCTTGTGATCGATGCTGATGCATTATTTATGCTACGTGAACAATTAGAGTTAGTTCGTAATTATCAAGGAGATGTAATTTTTACACCTCATCCTGGCGAAATGGCAACATTAGTAAACAAAACAGTAAAAGAGGTCGAAGAAAGTCGATTAGATATCGCTCAAACCTTTGCGAAGGAGCATGGTGTTTATTTGCTATTGAAGGGACATCGTACGGTAATTGCTTCACCAGCAGGAGATGTATTCATAAATCCTCACGGGAATGATGCGCTCGGTAAAGGGGGAAGCGGAGATGTGTTAACTGGGATGATTGCCTCATTTATAGCGCAAGGATCCACACCTATTCAGGCGCTGATTTCAGCGAGCTATTTGCATGCACGGGCTGGAGAGGAAAAGGGAAAACTTCTTTCGAATTATGGGGTGCTACCATTTGACATAATTGATGGTATAGGTGAGCAACTTTCGAATATGGATTAA
- a CDS encoding NAD(P)H-hydrate epimerase: protein MYIAGQKEMQQMDQFTIEKLGLPGVVLMENAGAKVVDEILESSPCEYPRVVVLAGGGNNGGDGFVIARRLYDLGMNPLLCLLVNPERIKGDAKVHFDVYINRGLPLFKLGDHSLEALLNELVCADIIVDAILGTGVNGPVREPFYQVISMVNCLAKAKLVVAVDIPSGVSSDTGKVDGVAIQATKTITFVFPKKGFFLQDGPKHIGEWKAVDISVPPQTADELGLQLPQLITEALVKKAIPARPQHGHKGTFGHALVVGGQSHMLEHRSFLQNP, encoded by the coding sequence ATGTATATAGCTGGGCAAAAGGAAATGCAGCAAATGGATCAGTTCACAATTGAAAAATTAGGTTTACCAGGTGTTGTATTAATGGAAAATGCAGGGGCAAAGGTTGTAGATGAAATCCTTGAGAGCTCCCCTTGTGAATATCCTCGTGTTGTTGTCCTAGCAGGTGGCGGGAACAATGGTGGTGACGGGTTTGTGATTGCCCGCAGACTGTACGATTTGGGCATGAATCCACTATTATGTTTGCTTGTTAATCCTGAGCGAATAAAAGGGGATGCGAAAGTTCATTTTGATGTATACATAAATCGCGGGTTACCACTCTTTAAGCTGGGAGACCATTCGTTAGAAGCATTGCTGAATGAATTGGTTTGTGCAGACATCATTGTTGATGCCATATTGGGGACAGGTGTGAATGGACCTGTACGGGAGCCTTTTTATCAAGTGATTTCCATGGTAAATTGTTTGGCAAAGGCGAAGCTTGTTGTTGCGGTTGATATTCCATCAGGAGTGAGCAGTGACACCGGCAAAGTGGATGGCGTGGCAATACAAGCAACAAAAACGATTACGTTTGTGTTTCCGAAAAAAGGATTTTTCCTACAGGACGGTCCGAAGCATATTGGGGAATGGAAGGCTGTGGATATTTCGGTCCCGCCACAAACAGCGGATGAACTGGGACTTCAACTCCCGCAACTAATAACAGAAGCCCTTGTAAAAAAAGCTATTCCTGCCCGGCCTCAGCATGGTCATAAAGGTACTTTTGGACATGCACTTGTTGTCGGGGGGCAAAGCCATATGTTGGAGCACCGATCTTTTCTGCAAAATCCGTAG
- a CDS encoding PepSY domain-containing protein, translated as MKRKVLMGLIAGAILFGGAVGVGALADDSNKEVSSAQVVVKSSNEKVNSDDRHNESRGSGNQGSDDRYGDDRRSDDKGSDDQYDDNPTFHQNQTVEISKDEAVAIATKDTPGQVSKVELDDYRYYEIEVKNGQYEVEYKIDAHTGAILEKDIDHEDD; from the coding sequence ATGAAACGTAAAGTATTAATGGGTTTGATTGCAGGTGCTATCCTGTTTGGTGGAGCAGTCGGTGTTGGGGCATTAGCCGATGATAGCAATAAAGAAGTATCAAGTGCACAGGTTGTTGTGAAGAGTTCAAACGAAAAAGTGAACTCCGATGATCGTCACAATGAGAGTAGAGGTAGTGGAAATCAAGGTTCTGATGATCGTTATGGGGATGATCGTCGTAGTGATGATAAAGGTTCTGATGACCAATATGATGACAATCCAACCTTTCACCAAAATCAAACCGTTGAAATATCTAAGGATGAGGCTGTCGCAATCGCGACGAAAGACACACCTGGTCAGGTCAGTAAAGTTGAATTAGATGATTATCGTTATTATGAAATTGAAGTAAAAAATGGACAATATGAAGTCGAGTATAAAATTGATGCCCATACTGGGGCTATTTTAGAAAAAGACATCGATCATGAAGATGATTAA
- a CDS encoding PepSY domain-containing protein produces the protein MEEINKKVLPHLHLEKQTQPSTEPNQHITEEEAIAIALQSISGKVDGVKTEEVGGVTYYLIEIERENGQEGVVEIHGITGEVISITWDD, from the coding sequence ATGGAGGAGATCAACAAGAAAGTCCTGCCGCACCTACACCTGGAAAAGCAAACGCAGCCTTCAACAGAGCCTAATCAGCACATTACAGAAGAAGAAGCAATCGCCATAGCGTTACAAAGCATAAGTGGGAAAGTGGATGGTGTCAAAACGGAGGAGGTTGGCGGTGTAACGTATTATCTTATCGAAATAGAGCGAGAAAATGGGCAGGAAGGGGTCGTTGAAATTCACGGGATTACTGGCGAGGTCATTTCGATTACCTGGGACGATTAA
- a CDS encoding ATP-binding protein: MQELTEQLLLLAGRDEQWKVELKEVNIAQIATELVRSFQNAYHRKINLQIEDDGFVIVDPQKFKQLFYILMDNAQKYSEESIDVVIRREQKKVSVEICDRGIGIPTDQLDKIFDRFYRVDQARARKTGGFGLGLSLAKEIAEVIGAELQIESTEGIGTKVKIMLFTANPH; the protein is encoded by the coding sequence ATGCAGGAGCTGACGGAACAATTGCTGTTATTGGCTGGTCGTGATGAGCAGTGGAAGGTTGAACTGAAGGAAGTTAATATTGCTCAGATTGCTACGGAGTTGGTACGTTCCTTTCAAAATGCCTATCATCGTAAAATCAATCTCCAAATAGAAGATGATGGATTTGTCATCGTGGATCCACAAAAGTTTAAGCAATTGTTTTATATTTTGATGGATAATGCCCAGAAATATAGTGAGGAATCCATTGATGTAGTGATTCGAAGAGAGCAAAAAAAGGTAAGCGTTGAAATATGTGATCGTGGAATTGGAATACCAACAGATCAGCTCGACAAAATATTTGACCGCTTTTATCGAGTTGATCAAGCTCGAGCGAGAAAAACAGGTGGATTCGGCCTGGGCTTGTCCTTAGCCAAAGAAATTGCTGAGGTAATTGGGGCAGAATTACAAATTGAAAGCACTGAAGGCATTGGTACAAAGGTGAAAATCATGTTATTTACAGCAAATCCTCATTAA
- a CDS encoding histidine kinase dimerization/phospho-acceptor domain-containing protein: MKLKNRINLYTSVMFIILLIFINGAIYYSFSQMMLDRELERTKAEAEQAVAGINQAVSSIPTAELLRAYVPINGMLQIVKSDGKRGAGVAVPSQQGLRDLPVYFYSKEETEIIAAKGIPHAFVSLPIVWNDGEVVALQITENLKSTADMLGLLRVVLIAVTVLATIPVVVSSRLLGNFITHPITSMIKTMREIRESGHFKRLSLPKKSKDELFQMGETFNSMMDLLQVNYEKQGQFIANASHELKTPLTVVESYASLLKRRGKTEPDLFDESVRAIHSEAIPDAGADGTIAVIGWS, translated from the coding sequence ATGAAGCTGAAAAATAGGATAAATTTATATACGTCGGTCATGTTTATTATTCTATTGATTTTCATCAATGGAGCGATCTATTATTCTTTTAGCCAAATGATGCTTGATCGGGAATTGGAGCGGACTAAGGCAGAAGCCGAGCAAGCAGTTGCAGGGATAAACCAAGCTGTCTCTTCTATCCCTACGGCTGAGCTGCTGCGGGCGTATGTTCCGATTAATGGTATGCTACAGATTGTCAAAAGTGATGGGAAGCGTGGTGCTGGTGTGGCCGTTCCGAGTCAACAAGGGCTGCGCGACCTACCGGTTTATTTTTATTCAAAAGAAGAAACAGAAATTATTGCAGCAAAGGGAATTCCCCATGCTTTTGTTTCGCTGCCAATCGTATGGAATGATGGGGAAGTTGTCGCACTACAAATTACGGAAAATCTTAAATCAACGGCGGATATGCTTGGTTTGTTGAGAGTGGTCTTAATTGCAGTGACTGTATTAGCGACGATACCTGTTGTTGTTTCTTCCAGATTGCTAGGGAATTTTATTACTCACCCGATTACGTCGATGATTAAAACAATGCGGGAGATTCGGGAAAGTGGGCACTTTAAGCGATTATCACTTCCTAAGAAATCAAAGGACGAGCTCTTTCAAATGGGTGAAACGTTCAATAGTATGATGGATTTGCTACAAGTGAATTATGAGAAGCAAGGACAATTTATCGCAAATGCTTCGCATGAACTGAAAACGCCGCTAACAGTGGTTGAATCATATGCTTCACTTTTAAAACGAAGAGGAAAGACTGAGCCTGATTTATTTGATGAATCTGTACGGGCGATTCATTCTGAGGCAATTCCGGATGCAGGAGCTGACGGAACAATTGCTGTTATTGGCTGGTCGTGA
- a CDS encoding response regulator transcription factor — translation MNKPKILIVEDEEKIARVLELELSYEGYEVQKALDGLEGFKQFQEQSWDVILLDVMLPGISGIELLRRIRANDLQTSVILLTAKSSVEDKVSGLDLGANDYVTKPFQIEELLARIRATLRLNTKSIMSEDSQQSWLNIADLKLSEITHEVLRNENKIDLTPREFDLLAYLLKHPRQVLSREQLLNGVWGYEYYGDTNIVDVYIRYLRNKIDKPFERALIHTVRGVGYVLKDAK, via the coding sequence ATGAACAAACCGAAAATCTTAATCGTCGAGGATGAGGAAAAAATTGCTCGTGTTCTTGAACTGGAGCTGTCATATGAAGGCTATGAAGTGCAAAAGGCATTAGACGGTTTGGAAGGCTTTAAACAATTTCAGGAACAAAGCTGGGATGTCATACTTTTAGATGTGATGCTGCCTGGAATCAGTGGAATCGAACTCCTCCGACGGATCCGGGCAAATGATTTGCAAACGTCAGTTATTTTGCTCACAGCGAAATCTTCTGTCGAGGATAAGGTGTCAGGACTTGATCTTGGAGCAAATGACTACGTGACTAAGCCGTTTCAGATCGAAGAATTACTGGCACGTATTCGCGCTACATTACGATTGAATACAAAGTCTATAATGAGCGAAGACAGCCAACAGAGCTGGTTAAACATTGCCGATTTAAAGCTCAGTGAGATTACACATGAGGTTTTAAGAAATGAAAACAAAATTGACCTGACGCCAAGGGAGTTTGATTTGTTGGCTTATTTGCTAAAGCATCCGCGTCAAGTGCTGAGTCGGGAGCAACTCCTAAATGGGGTGTGGGGTTATGAATATTATGGCGATACAAATATTGTCGATGTGTATATTCGATATTTACGGAATAAAATCGACAAGCCGTTTGAAAGAGCATTGATTCATACTGTGCGCGGAGTCGGATATGTTTTGAAGGATGCAAAATGA
- a CDS encoding amino acid ABC transporter permease: protein MSFEYIQSILMPMLEGAQMTVLLFLICIVVSIPLGFLLTVSVRSSIKPLSWLAQSYVYVMRGTPLLLQLLFICFGLPMIQVIGEYLVFDRFVAACLGFILNYAAYFAEIFRGGLLAIDKGQYEAAQVLGLSKWQTTTRIILPQMFRIALPAVANESVTLVKDTALLYAVAVPELLHFAQTAVNRDFTIVPFFVAGVIYLIMTLILTMLFKWIEKKYTFQ, encoded by the coding sequence ATGTCATTTGAATATATTCAATCCATCTTAATGCCAATGTTAGAAGGGGCACAAATGACGGTGCTCTTGTTCTTGATTTGTATTGTTGTATCGATACCGCTTGGGTTTTTGCTGACCGTATCGGTAAGAAGCAGTATTAAGCCGTTATCCTGGCTAGCTCAAAGCTATGTATATGTCATGCGCGGTACACCTCTGTTACTGCAATTGTTGTTTATTTGTTTCGGACTACCGATGATCCAGGTAATTGGGGAGTATTTAGTGTTTGATCGTTTTGTGGCGGCATGCCTAGGATTTATCTTAAACTATGCAGCTTATTTTGCAGAAATTTTCCGTGGTGGCTTGCTTGCAATTGATAAAGGTCAGTATGAAGCGGCTCAAGTGCTTGGCTTGAGCAAATGGCAAACAACAACTAGAATTATTTTGCCACAAATGTTCCGAATTGCCCTTCCGGCGGTAGCAAATGAATCAGTAACGCTAGTAAAGGATACGGCACTATTATACGCAGTAGCGGTGCCTGAATTGCTGCACTTTGCGCAGACAGCCGTAAACCGTGACTTTACGATCGTTCCATTCTTTGTCGCTGGTGTAATTTATTTAATTATGACACTCATCCTAACAATGTTGTTCAAGTGGATTGAGAAAAAGTATACATTCCAATAG
- a CDS encoding YfbU family protein gives MNLSKSERLILINQFLILEKFNPEEEKMYALNRKILENGFVQNYNELFEWIPDNVPVAITQEVWDILKMYHSLNLSFHALEDHGDLKKENVKFRGFDGQLEAIYMSYAKFVLHDLDKYDEIKDNAKYPNYQTDGPMLDKYRRMLAVWKGISGKEHHELTLAEIRDVIGA, from the coding sequence ATGAATCTGTCAAAATCTGAAAGACTAATCTTGATAAATCAGTTTTTAATTCTTGAAAAATTTAATCCCGAAGAAGAAAAAATGTACGCTTTAAATAGAAAAATCCTTGAAAATGGTTTTGTCCAAAACTACAATGAACTATTTGAATGGATTCCGGACAATGTCCCAGTTGCTATCACACAGGAGGTTTGGGATATATTAAAAATGTATCATTCCCTCAATCTTTCTTTTCATGCGCTAGAAGATCATGGTGATCTTAAAAAGGAAAACGTAAAGTTCCGTGGATTCGATGGACAACTTGAAGCAATTTATATGTCCTATGCTAAATTCGTGCTGCATGATTTAGATAAATATGATGAAATTAAAGACAATGCTAAATATCCAAACTATCAAACAGACGGGCCAATGCTGGACAAATATAGACGAATGTTAGCTGTTTGGAAAGGTATTTCTGGTAAGGAACATCATGAGTTAACGTTGGCGGAAATTAGGGATGTAATTGGGGCATAA
- a CDS encoding YxcD family protein translates to MEKLIISEQDIINAVCVYISRKKQVKPEEVEVELLFDDDYGFSAEAYVHDRKQVLIAANLIEALRLWLDEYLHRDPFAGIELVLDDDEGIIAFVR, encoded by the coding sequence GTGGAGAAACTAATCATTTCAGAACAGGACATCATTAACGCTGTTTGTGTCTATATCTCCCGCAAAAAACAGGTGAAGCCAGAAGAGGTGGAAGTTGAACTATTGTTTGATGATGACTACGGCTTTTCAGCTGAGGCATACGTTCATGACCGCAAGCAAGTTCTAATTGCGGCAAACCTTATTGAGGCTTTACGGTTGTGGCTTGATGAATATTTGCACAGAGACCCATTTGCCGGAATTGAACTCGTTTTAGATGATGATGAAGGTATTATTGCGTTCGTTCGATAA
- a CDS encoding NADH:flavin oxidoreductase: MNHSKILLQRQAIKNLVFKNRYVCAPFDISKATQDGLITEELLSIYEQRKGPALIVVEQAAINRAGQYREKLVYVDRDECIEGLVKLADVIHKNEQIAVVQINHAGSAADPVLTGMEAVAPSAVMHPVLQRSMPRALTIEEIQVIKIEFVKAALRVKKAGFDGVEIHNCHGFLLSQFLSPLTNFRDDEYGGSLENRSRLLLEIVTEIRRSVGADFLLLVRLGLDDLLPGGLTLNEGCFVAKMLEEAGIDILDVSTGLMPPLRLPGQAMLREMIRTVKSNIGIPVIGSR, translated from the coding sequence ATGAATCATAGCAAAATATTATTACAGCGACAGGCGATTAAAAATCTTGTGTTCAAAAATCGCTATGTTTGTGCACCCTTTGATATATCGAAAGCAACACAGGATGGGCTTATTACGGAGGAATTATTGTCCATATATGAGCAGCGCAAAGGGCCAGCCTTAATTGTCGTTGAACAGGCGGCTATTAATCGAGCAGGGCAATATCGAGAGAAACTTGTATATGTGGACCGTGATGAATGCATCGAGGGGTTGGTGAAGCTTGCTGATGTTATCCATAAAAATGAACAAATTGCGGTTGTTCAAATTAATCACGCAGGGAGTGCTGCCGACCCTGTGTTAACGGGTATGGAGGCAGTCGCTCCATCCGCAGTGATGCATCCAGTTTTGCAGCGTTCGATGCCAAGAGCCTTAACCATTGAGGAAATTCAAGTGATCAAGATTGAGTTTGTTAAGGCTGCCCTTCGTGTAAAGAAGGCAGGATTTGATGGGGTAGAAATCCACAACTGTCACGGCTTTTTATTGTCCCAATTTTTATCACCATTGACGAATTTTCGAGACGATGAATATGGCGGCAGTCTTGAAAATCGCAGTCGACTTTTACTTGAAATTGTAACAGAAATTCGAAGATCAGTAGGAGCGGATTTTCTCCTGTTAGTCCGTTTAGGGCTGGATGATCTATTGCCAGGTGGGCTGACATTAAATGAAGGCTGCTTTGTTGCGAAAATGCTAGAGGAAGCAGGTATTGATATTCTTGATGTATCAACGGGCTTAATGCCACCGTTACGCCTGCCTGGACAGGCCATGCTAAGAGAAATGATTCGTACTGTTAAAAGTAACATTGGGATTCCCGTTATCGGAAGCCGGTGA
- a CDS encoding DUF5634 family protein, giving the protein MEYLSREQIINQLQQSFQPYLQQFGLDDIGVFEEHGQGNQYYIGYSAKKGDKTYHIHTPFMKNNNGELAPLNQNWTVETDEPDRKDHGGYQNVESALRDI; this is encoded by the coding sequence ATGGAATACTTATCAAGAGAGCAAATCATCAATCAATTGCAGCAGTCCTTTCAGCCCTATCTTCAACAATTTGGTTTAGATGATATCGGAGTGTTTGAAGAACATGGCCAAGGTAATCAATACTACATTGGCTATTCAGCTAAAAAAGGTGACAAAACCTATCATATTCATACTCCATTTATGAAGAATAATAATGGTGAACTAGCACCATTAAACCAAAATTGGACGGTGGAAACGGACGAACCAGATAGGAAAGATCATGGCGGTTATCAAAATGTCGAAAGTGCCCTTCGAGATATATAA